In Thermus hydrothermalis, a single genomic region encodes these proteins:
- a CDS encoding c-type cytochrome produces the protein MTATLLFLALFLLGLVLALRPLLGPKEPFPEPPRREELLRELEVLRAEVEALEGEEKKLALARMVALERALEGYRPPERRPLNPLPVALVLGVVALLGVGLWRYTLPRLPGETTVTQRAEARELKALADKAKRTGAVEDLLAWGRRAYALQAYDQAAEAYLEVLKKDPRNVEALRRVGILLFMGGRPEEAQMFLEIAQHADPKAAEGWLFLGNLYFQKGEMDRAIAAWERYLEVGGEAKERVEGLIAMARAQAQGGKDGQSVYLARCALCHGAGGEGGVGPKLQGNPILKAPEAVREIVLKGRGQMPPVPLSEGELAALLAYLQGL, from the coding sequence ATGACCGCCACCCTCCTTTTCCTCGCCCTTTTCCTCCTGGGGCTTGTCCTGGCCCTCAGGCCCCTCCTGGGCCCGAAGGAGCCCTTTCCCGAGCCCCCCAGGCGGGAGGAGCTTCTTCGGGAGCTGGAGGTCCTGCGGGCCGAGGTGGAGGCCCTCGAGGGGGAGGAGAAAAAGCTGGCCCTCGCCCGCATGGTGGCCCTGGAAAGGGCTCTGGAGGGCTACCGCCCGCCGGAAAGGCGCCCCCTCAACCCCTTGCCCGTGGCCCTGGTCTTGGGGGTGGTGGCCCTTTTGGGGGTAGGCCTTTGGCGCTACACCCTGCCCCGCCTGCCCGGGGAGACCACGGTGACGCAACGGGCCGAGGCCCGGGAGCTAAAGGCCCTGGCGGATAAGGCGAAGAGGACGGGGGCCGTGGAGGACCTCCTCGCCTGGGGCCGGAGGGCCTATGCGCTCCAGGCTTATGACCAAGCGGCGGAGGCCTACCTGGAGGTGCTGAAGAAAGACCCTAGGAACGTGGAGGCCTTGCGGCGGGTGGGGATCCTCCTCTTCATGGGGGGGAGGCCCGAGGAGGCCCAGATGTTCTTGGAAATCGCCCAGCACGCTGACCCCAAGGCCGCCGAGGGGTGGCTTTTCCTGGGCAACCTCTACTTCCAAAAGGGGGAGATGGACCGGGCCATCGCCGCCTGGGAGCGCTACTTGGAGGTGGGGGGCGAGGCCAAGGAAAGGGTGGAAGGCCTCATCGCCATGGCCCGGGCCCAGGCCCAAGGGGGAAAGGACGGGCAAAGCGTCTACCTGGCCCGCTGCGCCCTTTGCCACGGGGCGGGAGGGGAAGGGGGCGTGGGGCCGAAGCTTCAAGGAAACCCCATCCTGAAGGCGCCGGAGGCGGTGCGGGAAATCGTGCTCAAGGGAAGGGGCCAGATGCCCCCCGTGCCCCTCTCCGAGGGGGAGCTTGCGGCGCTTCTCGCCTACCTCCAGGGGCTATGA
- a CDS encoding Rieske 2Fe-2S domain-containing protein → MRRRDLFFYVPVAVAGGFFAWFGVRTYNLRFRPRPEAGEPVWREGPKVAVARLGELALWQAKPFLYPLPQGKLQAFLLRLPEAPPGGLSLGEEHYIAFSRICTHQGCTLNYVPDPEAASLLYNFRYERPFLGCPCHFGAFDPLLGGKAIYGPPRYPLPRLRLEAEGDTLYATGHEVPLRPMEGV, encoded by the coding sequence ATGAGGCGGCGGGACCTCTTCTTCTACGTGCCCGTGGCGGTGGCGGGGGGCTTTTTCGCCTGGTTTGGCGTGCGCACCTATAACCTCCGCTTCCGCCCCCGGCCCGAGGCGGGCGAACCCGTCTGGCGGGAGGGGCCCAAGGTGGCGGTGGCCCGGCTGGGGGAGCTTGCCCTTTGGCAGGCCAAGCCCTTCCTTTACCCCCTGCCCCAGGGGAAACTCCAGGCCTTTCTCCTGCGGCTCCCCGAGGCCCCCCCTGGAGGGCTTTCCCTAGGGGAGGAGCACTACATCGCCTTTAGCCGCATCTGCACGCACCAGGGGTGCACCCTGAACTACGTCCCCGACCCCGAGGCCGCCTCCCTCCTCTACAACTTCCGCTACGAAAGGCCCTTCCTGGGCTGCCCCTGCCACTTCGGCGCCTTTGACCCTTTGCTTGGGGGAAAGGCCATTTACGGCCCTCCCCGCTACCCCCTGCCCCGGCTCCGCCTCGAGGCGGAGGGGGACACCCTTTACGCCACCGGCCACGAGGTGCCCTTAAGGCCCATGGAGGGGGTTTAG
- the tyrS gene encoding tyrosine--tRNA ligase codes for MAGTGHIPPEEAFALLKRGAEEIIPEEELLLKLKEGRPLTVKLGADPTRPDLHLGHAVVLRKMRQFQEFGHKVVLIIGDFTGMIGDPSGRSKTRPPLTLEETRENAKTYVEQAGKILRQEPELFELRYNSEWLEHLTFKEVVRLTSLLTVAQMLEREDFKKRYEAGIPISLHEFLYPFAQAYDSVAIRADVEMGGTDQKFNLLVGREVQRAYGQDPQVCFLMPLLVGLDGREKMSKSLDNYIGVAEPPEVMFKKLMRVPDPLLPSYFRLLTDLTEEEIETLLKAGPVPAHRVLARLLTAAYARPRIPARLDRAFYESLGYDWKALGRDKEAGPEEVRQAEARYDEVAKGGIPEDIPEVAISPSELKEGRIWVARLFTLAGLTPSNAEARRLIQNRGLRIDGEVVTDPSLEVELSKPLVLQRGKDRFVRVRLAEG; via the coding sequence ATGGCAGGCACGGGCCACATCCCGCCAGAAGAAGCCTTCGCCCTTCTCAAGCGGGGAGCGGAGGAGATCATCCCCGAGGAAGAGCTTCTCCTTAAGCTCAAGGAAGGCAGGCCCCTCACGGTGAAGCTCGGGGCCGACCCCACCCGGCCCGACCTCCACCTGGGGCATGCGGTGGTCCTGAGAAAGATGCGCCAGTTCCAGGAGTTTGGGCACAAGGTGGTCCTCATCATCGGGGACTTCACCGGGATGATCGGGGACCCCTCGGGGCGGAGCAAGACCCGCCCGCCCCTCACCCTGGAAGAAACCCGGGAAAACGCCAAGACCTACGTGGAGCAGGCGGGCAAAATCCTTAGGCAAGAACCCGAGCTCTTTGAGCTCCGCTACAACTCCGAGTGGCTGGAACACCTCACCTTCAAGGAGGTGGTGCGCCTCACCTCCCTCCTCACCGTGGCCCAGATGCTGGAAAGGGAGGACTTCAAAAAGCGCTACGAGGCGGGCATCCCCATCTCCTTGCACGAGTTCCTCTACCCCTTCGCCCAGGCCTACGATTCCGTGGCCATAAGGGCCGATGTGGAAATGGGGGGAACGGACCAGAAGTTCAACCTCCTGGTGGGGCGGGAGGTGCAACGGGCCTACGGGCAAGACCCCCAGGTCTGCTTCCTCATGCCCCTTTTGGTGGGCCTGGATGGGCGGGAAAAGATGAGCAAGAGCCTGGACAACTACATCGGGGTGGCCGAACCCCCCGAGGTGATGTTCAAAAAGCTCATGCGGGTCCCCGACCCCCTGCTCCCAAGCTACTTCCGCCTCCTCACGGACCTCACGGAGGAGGAGATAGAAACCCTCCTAAAGGCGGGCCCGGTCCCCGCCCACCGGGTCCTGGCCCGCCTCCTCACCGCCGCCTACGCCAGGCCCCGGATCCCCGCCCGGCTGGACCGGGCCTTCTACGAGAGCCTGGGCTATGACTGGAAGGCCTTGGGAAGGGACAAGGAGGCGGGCCCCGAGGAGGTGCGGCAGGCGGAGGCCCGTTACGATGAGGTGGCCAAGGGCGGGATCCCCGAGGACATCCCCGAGGTGGCCATTTCCCCCTCCGAGCTCAAGGAGGGACGGATCTGGGTGGCGCGGCTTTTTACCCTAGCGGGCCTCACCCCCTCCAACGCCGAGGCCCGGAGGCTCATCCAGAACCGGGGCCTAAGGATTGACGGGGAGGTGGTCACCGACCCGAGCCTGGAGGTGGAGCTCTCCAAGCCCCTGGTCCTGCAACGGGGGAAGGACCGCTTCGTGCGGGTGCGGCTTGCGGAGGGCTAA
- the rpsT gene encoding 30S ribosomal protein S20 — MAQKKPKRNLSALKRHRQSLKRRLRNKAKKSAIKTLSKKAVQLAQEGKAEEAIKILRKAQSLIDKAAKGSTLHKNAAARRKSRLMRKVHQLLSAQGASA; from the coding sequence ATGGCGCAGAAGAAGCCCAAGAGGAACCTTTCCGCTCTGAAGCGGCACCGGCAGTCCTTGAAGCGCCGGCTTCGCAACAAGGCCAAGAAGTCGGCCATCAAGACCCTGAGCAAAAAGGCCGTCCAACTGGCCCAGGAGGGCAAGGCGGAGGAGGCCATCAAGATCCTGCGCAAGGCCCAGAGCCTGATTGACAAGGCGGCCAAGGGCTCTACCCTGCACAAGAACGCCGCCGCCCGCAGGAAGTCCCGGCTGATGCGCAAGGTGCACCAGCTCCTTTCCGCCCAAGGGGCTAGCGCCTAA
- a CDS encoding 30S ribosomal protein THX encodes MGKGDRRTRRGKIWRGTYGKYRPRKKK; translated from the coding sequence ATGGGCAAGGGTGACCGTCGTACCCGTAGGGGCAAGATCTGGCGGGGCACCTACGGCAAGTACCGTCCCCGCAAGAAGAAGTAA
- a CDS encoding DUF4388 domain-containing protein, with protein sequence MEGNLNTIPLTELLELIHGHRRSGVLEVQVGPLPLSLRFSAGEVVGAAILDWEGLEALFTFPLHPKEGPFRFQPTPPSQERPLLPFAALLGEWARVNDEWDRFRTLVDSPSRVLEAIRPKPPLEVFQGGKSVRAAAKAWGVPLLIAMERAYMGVREGDLYPLRRYAWYALRIRYQGRKGKTLEEFGQLQALLDGTRNLGEVIASGVPVGLVRRYLVQALSSGELAPPGRGWLLRDLTWEMEKEGEA encoded by the coding sequence TTGGAAGGAAACCTGAACACCATCCCTCTTACGGAGCTCTTGGAGCTCATCCACGGACACCGCCGCTCGGGGGTTTTGGAGGTGCAGGTGGGCCCTTTGCCCCTTTCCTTGCGCTTTTCCGCCGGGGAGGTGGTGGGGGCGGCCATCCTGGACTGGGAGGGCCTCGAGGCCCTCTTCACCTTCCCCCTCCACCCCAAGGAAGGCCCCTTCCGCTTCCAGCCCACCCCCCCCTCCCAAGAACGCCCCCTCCTCCCCTTCGCCGCCCTGCTGGGGGAGTGGGCCCGGGTCAACGACGAGTGGGACCGCTTCCGCACCCTGGTGGACTCCCCAAGCCGCGTCCTGGAGGCCATCCGCCCCAAACCCCCTCTAGAGGTCTTCCAGGGGGGGAAAAGCGTCCGGGCCGCCGCCAAGGCCTGGGGCGTACCCCTCCTCATCGCCATGGAGCGAGCCTACATGGGGGTTAGGGAAGGGGACCTTTACCCCTTGCGCCGCTACGCCTGGTACGCCCTGCGCATCCGCTACCAAGGGCGCAAAGGCAAAACCCTGGAGGAGTTCGGCCAGCTCCAGGCCCTCCTGGACGGCACCCGCAACCTGGGCGAGGTCATCGCCAGCGGGGTGCCCGTGGGCCTGGTGCGCCGCTATCTGGTCCAGGCCCTGAGCAGCGGGGAGCTTGCGCCCCCGGGGCGGGGCTGGCTCTTGCGGGACCTCACCTGGGAGATGGAAAAAGAAGGGGAAGCCTAG
- the thrB gene encoding homoserine kinase, producing the protein MDLPRLYVPATLANLGSGFDALGVALDLYLEVEAAPAREDAFFYEGEGLVKGTDNLIHQGYRAGMAALGLKAEPLAIRAFNPIPLARGMGSSSAALVAGVALADWVSGGRLGRDGVFRVAARLEGHPDNVAPAVYGGFVAALSDPPLAIPLPRPEGVRFVLAIPPYAVPTPWARAALPETVPLADAVYNLARSALWPAALASGRLEALKEACRDRLHQPHRAHLMPGVLEAIESALEAGALAAFVGGAGPTLAALVRQGEEEGVARALEAYRGQGQTWVLNLGEGYFWKET; encoded by the coding sequence ATGGACCTGCCCCGGCTTTACGTTCCCGCCACCCTGGCCAACCTGGGCTCGGGGTTTGACGCCCTGGGCGTGGCCTTGGACCTCTACCTGGAGGTGGAGGCCGCCCCGGCCCGGGAAGACGCCTTCTTCTACGAAGGGGAGGGCCTGGTGAAGGGCACGGACAACCTGATCCACCAGGGCTACCGGGCGGGAATGGCCGCTTTGGGCCTTAAGGCGGAGCCCCTGGCCATCCGCGCCTTCAACCCCATCCCCTTGGCCCGGGGCATGGGGAGCTCCTCCGCCGCCTTGGTGGCGGGGGTGGCCCTGGCGGACTGGGTTTCCGGAGGGCGGCTTGGCCGGGACGGGGTCTTCCGGGTGGCGGCCCGGCTGGAAGGCCATCCGGACAACGTGGCTCCCGCGGTCTACGGGGGGTTTGTGGCCGCCCTGAGCGACCCCCCCTTGGCCATCCCCCTGCCCAGGCCCGAAGGGGTGCGCTTCGTCCTCGCCATCCCCCCTTATGCCGTGCCCACCCCCTGGGCCCGGGCGGCCCTGCCGGAAACGGTGCCCTTGGCCGATGCCGTCTACAACCTGGCCCGAAGCGCCCTCTGGCCCGCCGCCCTGGCCTCCGGGCGCCTCGAGGCCCTAAAGGAGGCCTGCCGGGACCGCCTCCACCAACCCCACCGGGCCCACCTCATGCCTGGGGTCCTGGAGGCCATAGAAAGCGCCCTGGAAGCGGGGGCCCTGGCCGCCTTCGTGGGCGGGGCCGGCCCCACCCTGGCCGCCTTGGTGCGCCAAGGGGAGGAGGAAGGGGTGGCCCGGGCCCTGGAGGCCTACCGCGGCCAGGGCCAGACTTGGGTCTTGAACCTAGGGGAGGGATACTTTTGGAAGGAAACCTGA
- a CDS encoding NAD(P)H-hydrate dehydratase: MRLFTPEAMREADGKAAEMGYPTLLLMEWAGMKAALVYRELFGDAPAVVLAGKGNNGGDGLALARHLHLGGVPVRVHAASGQGGDALLMRQALEALGLPLLPLEEASWGAGEVLVDALFGTGLKGPLEGFYAGLVERVNASSLPVLALDLPSGLPFTPHVRATATLAFAALKTPHLLHREACGKLFLAEIGLPKALLEREDLPEVATPQALKPLLPRRPLTAHKGSVGRVGVLGGYRGDTLRYAGAPILAALGAYRMGAGLVHLAVPEGTPLEPLEAVFHPVPAPALPPMRVEALAVGMGGGPWGKAWALEALKAGLPTVLDADALHPEVVALYRQAGVKAVLTPHAGEAGRLLGLPPEEVTQDPLAAARALAEATGLTVVLKGNPTVVAEGKRLSVNPTGNPALATGGTGDVLSGAIAALMAAGLAPFDAARLAVYLHGLAGDLLAEERGVGLLAREVAEALPRARRALEKGLGLPFALV; this comes from the coding sequence ATGCGGCTTTTCACCCCCGAGGCCATGCGGGAAGCGGACGGGAAAGCGGCGGAGATGGGCTACCCCACCCTCCTCCTCATGGAGTGGGCGGGGATGAAGGCGGCCTTGGTCTACCGGGAGCTCTTCGGCGACGCCCCTGCGGTGGTCCTCGCCGGCAAGGGGAATAACGGCGGGGACGGCCTGGCTCTGGCCCGGCACCTCCACCTTGGGGGGGTGCCCGTGCGGGTCCACGCCGCCAGCGGGCAAGGGGGGGATGCCCTCCTCATGCGCCAGGCCCTGGAGGCCCTGGGCCTTCCCCTCCTTCCCCTGGAGGAGGCCTCCTGGGGGGCGGGGGAGGTGTTGGTGGACGCCCTTTTCGGCACCGGGCTCAAGGGGCCCCTGGAGGGGTTCTACGCCGGGCTCGTGGAGCGGGTGAACGCCTCGAGCCTGCCCGTCCTCGCCCTGGACCTGCCCTCGGGCCTCCCCTTCACCCCCCACGTGCGGGCCACGGCCACCCTCGCCTTCGCCGCCCTGAAAACCCCCCACCTCCTGCACCGGGAGGCCTGCGGAAAGCTCTTTCTAGCCGAGATCGGCCTGCCAAAGGCCCTCTTGGAGCGGGAAGACCTCCCCGAGGTGGCGACCCCCCAGGCCCTAAAGCCCCTCCTCCCCAGGCGCCCCCTCACCGCCCACAAGGGGAGCGTGGGCCGGGTGGGGGTGCTGGGCGGCTACCGGGGGGACACCCTGCGCTACGCCGGGGCCCCCATCCTCGCCGCCCTGGGGGCCTACCGCATGGGGGCAGGGCTCGTGCACCTGGCCGTCCCGGAGGGAACGCCCCTGGAACCCCTGGAAGCCGTCTTCCACCCCGTGCCCGCCCCAGCCCTTCCCCCCATGCGGGTGGAGGCCCTGGCGGTGGGCATGGGCGGGGGGCCTTGGGGGAAGGCCTGGGCCCTGGAGGCCCTAAAGGCGGGCCTGCCCACGGTGTTGGACGCCGATGCGCTTCATCCCGAGGTGGTGGCCCTCTACCGCCAAGCCGGCGTCAAGGCGGTCCTCACCCCCCACGCCGGGGAGGCGGGGAGGCTTCTTGGCCTCCCTCCGGAGGAGGTAACCCAGGACCCCTTGGCCGCCGCCCGGGCCCTGGCGGAGGCCACGGGCCTCACCGTGGTCCTCAAGGGAAACCCCACGGTGGTGGCGGAAGGAAAGCGGCTTTCCGTGAACCCCACGGGCAACCCCGCCCTGGCCACCGGGGGCACCGGGGATGTCCTCTCGGGGGCCATCGCCGCCCTCATGGCGGCGGGGCTTGCCCCCTTTGACGCCGCAAGGCTCGCCGTCTACCTCCACGGCCTCGCCGGGGACCTCCTAGCGGAGGAAAGGGGGGTGGGCCTCCTCGCCCGGGAGGTGGCGGAAGCCCTGCCCCGGGCGCGGCGGGCCTTGGAAAAGGGCCTAGGCCTGCCCTTCGCCCTGGTATAG
- a CDS encoding SIR2 family NAD-dependent protein deacylase — translation MERLSEARKRLSEAKRVAVLTGAGISKPSGIPTFRDAEGLWRNFNPLEYAIPEAYARDPERVWAWYAWRIAKVREAKPNPAHHALVELERRVLARGGSFLLVTQNVDGLHALAGSQNLVELHGNILRARCEACGKRFPLPEAFTPPPFCPACGHRARPDVVWFGEFLPEGAWERAERAFAEADVALVVGTSAEVEPAASLGRIAFAAGAYLVEVNPEPTPLTPLAHLSLRQGAVEGLGALVYGEG, via the coding sequence ATGGAAAGGCTTTCCGAGGCAAGGAAGCGGCTTTCCGAGGCCAAGCGGGTGGCGGTCCTCACGGGGGCGGGCATCTCCAAGCCCTCGGGCATCCCCACCTTTCGGGACGCCGAGGGGCTTTGGCGGAACTTCAACCCCCTGGAGTACGCCATCCCCGAGGCCTACGCCCGGGACCCGGAGAGGGTCTGGGCTTGGTACGCCTGGCGCATCGCCAAGGTGCGGGAGGCCAAGCCCAACCCCGCCCACCACGCCCTGGTGGAGCTGGAGCGGAGGGTGCTCGCCCGGGGGGGGAGCTTCCTCCTGGTGACCCAGAACGTGGACGGCCTCCACGCCCTGGCGGGGAGCCAGAACCTGGTGGAGCTTCACGGCAACATCCTCAGGGCCCGGTGCGAGGCGTGTGGAAAGCGTTTTCCCCTCCCCGAGGCCTTCACGCCCCCGCCCTTTTGCCCGGCCTGCGGCCACCGGGCCCGGCCCGATGTGGTCTGGTTTGGGGAGTTCTTGCCCGAGGGGGCTTGGGAAAGGGCGGAAAGGGCCTTTGCCGAGGCGGACGTGGCCCTGGTGGTGGGCACCAGCGCCGAGGTGGAGCCCGCCGCCTCCTTGGGGCGCATCGCCTTCGCCGCCGGGGCCTACCTGGTGGAGGTGAACCCCGAGCCCACCCCCCTCACCCCCTTGGCCCACCTCTCCTTGCGCCAGGGGGCGGTGGAGGGGCTTGGGGCCTTGGTCTATGGGGAAGGCTAG
- a CDS encoding ABC transporter permease: protein MARLPGGVVLLFLGFALLYPLFRVLLLGLGEGFWSAWTNPYYWERYRFSLGYGLASALLTLTLALPLAFLFRRRFPLRAFFLSLSTLPFVLPTPVVALGFLALLGPRGVLGVDLYGTFALLLLAAVFYNLGLALRVLLPVALGLEGPLAAARTLGATPFRAFLRVGLPLLLPALGGAGLLVFLYTFSAFGVPLLLGGPRHATLEVEVYTLLAHRLAFPEAAALMAWQLFTLALAVFLYLRLRAYPLAPGPLLPTASWAYPVGLGAFFLLLYAPLLALFLQASPLALRAAWASEDFTPLSLALENTLRFSLLALLLALPLGVAYGVAARRSGFWDLLGLLPLMVSPVAVGLGYLVAYPGLRGSLALLLTAYALLAYPLLARALLPALRSLPPSLLEAARTLGATPFRAFLRVELPLLRPALASGVALALAAILGEFGASLVLWRPEWTTLTLAIYERLGRPGEGPFREALAMAALLALLSGLLFYLLDRGRGRVG from the coding sequence ATGGCGCGGCTCCCCGGGGGGGTGGTCCTCCTTTTCCTGGGCTTCGCCCTCCTCTACCCCCTCTTCCGGGTCCTCCTTCTGGGCCTGGGGGAGGGGTTTTGGAGCGCCTGGACCAACCCCTATTACTGGGAACGCTACCGGTTTAGCCTGGGGTACGGCCTGGCCTCGGCCCTCCTCACCCTCACCCTCGCCCTCCCCTTGGCCTTCCTTTTCCGGCGGCGCTTTCCCCTAAGGGCCTTTTTCCTTTCCCTTTCCACCCTCCCCTTCGTCCTCCCCACCCCGGTGGTGGCCCTGGGGTTTTTGGCCCTCCTAGGCCCCCGGGGGGTCTTGGGGGTGGACCTCTACGGCACCTTCGCCCTCCTCCTCCTGGCGGCGGTCTTCTACAACCTGGGGCTTGCCCTAAGGGTCTTGCTGCCGGTGGCCTTGGGCCTCGAGGGGCCCCTGGCGGCGGCGAGGACGTTGGGGGCCACTCCTTTTCGCGCCTTCCTAAGGGTGGGGCTTCCCCTCCTCCTCCCCGCCCTGGGGGGAGCGGGGCTCCTCGTCTTCCTCTACACCTTCTCCGCCTTCGGGGTGCCCCTCCTCCTGGGGGGGCCTCGGCACGCCACCCTCGAGGTGGAGGTCTACACCCTCCTGGCCCACCGCCTGGCCTTCCCCGAGGCGGCCGCCCTCATGGCCTGGCAGCTTTTCACCCTGGCCCTGGCGGTCTTCCTCTACCTGCGCCTGCGGGCCTACCCCCTCGCCCCAGGCCCCCTCCTCCCCACCGCCTCCTGGGCTTATCCCGTGGGGCTTGGGGCCTTCTTCCTCCTCCTCTACGCCCCCCTTCTCGCCCTTTTCCTCCAGGCAAGCCCCCTGGCCCTCCGTGCCGCCTGGGCCTCGGAGGACTTCACCCCCCTTTCCCTGGCCCTGGAGAACACCCTGCGCTTTAGCCTCCTCGCCCTCCTCCTGGCCTTGCCCCTAGGGGTGGCCTACGGGGTGGCGGCGAGGCGGAGCGGGTTTTGGGACCTCCTGGGCCTCCTTCCCCTCATGGTGAGCCCGGTGGCGGTGGGGCTTGGCTACCTGGTGGCCTACCCGGGCCTTCGGGGCTCTTTGGCCCTCCTCCTCACCGCTTACGCCCTCCTCGCCTACCCCCTCCTGGCCCGGGCCCTCCTCCCTGCCCTACGAAGCCTCCCCCCAAGCCTTCTGGAGGCGGCGAGGACGCTAGGGGCCACCCCCTTCCGCGCCTTTCTAAGGGTGGAGCTTCCCCTCCTCCGCCCCGCCCTGGCCTCCGGGGTAGCCCTGGCCCTCGCCGCCATCCTGGGGGAGTTCGGGGCGAGCCTGGTGCTTTGGCGGCCCGAGTGGACCACCCTTACCCTCGCCATCTACGAGCGCCTGGGCCGGCCTGGGGAAGGGCCTTTCCGGGAGGCCCTGGCCATGGCGGCCCTCCTCGCCCTCCTCTCCGGGCTTCTCTTCTACCTCCTGGACCGGGGGCGGGGCAGGGTGGGCTAG
- a CDS encoding thiamine ABC transporter substrate-binding protein: MRKALALLLLLAFGLAQEVTLLTHQSFSLDKGLVAQFERETGLKLRILKAGDAGETLNRAILTKNAPIADVLYGFDNTFLSRALEADILLPYRSPEIRNLKATLLLDPTFRALPVDYGWVSLNYDKAYFQNRPLPKGPEDLARPEYARLLAVQNPATSSPGLAFLMATVARFGEDGYLDFWARLRDGGVRVAKGWSEAYYTHFTLYKGDRPIVVSYTTSPAAEVYYSEGKYQEPPTGNLFPELAFFQVEFVGILKGTRNLEGAKKLVDWLLSRPVQENIPTEMWMYPARRDARLPEVFRFAPEPVGSVRLDPKRMAENRERWIEEWTKVVLQGQSPEAVRRGRR; the protein is encoded by the coding sequence ATGCGGAAAGCCTTGGCGCTCCTTCTGCTTTTGGCCTTCGGCCTGGCCCAAGAGGTCACGCTCCTCACCCACCAAAGCTTCTCCCTGGACAAGGGCCTCGTCGCCCAGTTTGAGCGGGAAACGGGCCTCAAGCTTCGCATCCTCAAGGCGGGGGATGCCGGGGAGACCCTGAACCGGGCCATCCTCACCAAGAACGCCCCCATCGCCGACGTGCTCTACGGCTTTGACAACACGTTTCTTTCCCGGGCCCTCGAGGCGGACATCCTCCTCCCCTACCGGAGCCCGGAGATTAGGAACCTCAAGGCCACCCTGCTCCTGGACCCCACCTTCCGGGCCCTCCCCGTGGACTACGGCTGGGTGAGCCTGAACTACGACAAGGCCTACTTCCAGAATAGGCCCCTGCCCAAGGGGCCCGAGGACCTGGCAAGGCCCGAGTACGCCCGGCTCCTCGCCGTGCAGAACCCCGCCACCAGCTCCCCGGGCCTGGCCTTCCTCATGGCCACCGTGGCCCGCTTCGGCGAGGACGGCTACCTGGACTTCTGGGCCAGGCTTAGGGACGGCGGGGTGCGGGTGGCCAAGGGCTGGAGCGAGGCCTACTACACCCACTTCACCCTGTACAAGGGGGACAGGCCCATCGTGGTCTCCTACACCACAAGCCCCGCCGCCGAGGTCTATTACTCCGAGGGCAAGTACCAAGAGCCCCCCACGGGGAACCTCTTCCCCGAGCTCGCCTTCTTCCAGGTGGAGTTCGTGGGCATCCTGAAGGGCACCAGGAACCTGGAGGGGGCCAAAAAGCTTGTGGACTGGCTCCTCTCCCGCCCCGTACAGGAGAACATCCCCACGGAGATGTGGATGTACCCCGCCCGGCGGGACGCCAGGCTCCCCGAGGTCTTCCGCTTCGCCCCGGAACCTGTAGGCAGCGTCCGGTTAGATCCCAAGCGCATGGCGGAGAACCGGGAGCGCTGGATTGAGGAGTGGACCAAGGTGGTCCTCCAGGGGCAAAGCCCGGAGGCGGTGCGCCGGGGGCGGCGCTAA